GGGCAAGCCCGACGTGGGCCAGGCCGAGGCCGAGCGCCTCATCACCCAGGAGAAGGTGCACGCGCTCTTCGGCGCGTACTTCTCCAGCGTCACCGCCACCGCCAGCCAGGTGGCCGAGCGCTACGGCGTGCCCTACATGAACGCCGAGTCCTCGTCGCCGGGGCTCACCGAGCGGGGCTTCAAGTGGTTCTTCCGCACCTCGCCCCACGACGGGCACTTCAGCGTGGCGATGTTCGACTTCATGAAGGACCTCGAGAAGCGCCGCGGCGTGAAGATCCGGACCCTGGGCATCATGCACGAGGACACGCTCTTCGGCGTGGACTCGGCCAAGGTGCAGGAGGAGCTGGCGAAGAAGTACGGCTACGAGGTGGCGGTGAAGATGGCGTACCGGGCCAAGACCACCAACCTGGACGCCGAGGTCGGCA
This genomic stretch from Candidatus Rokuibacteriota bacterium harbors:
- a CDS encoding ABC transporter substrate-binding protein, which codes for MLTRLMALFAPVLLALSIVSEAPAQAPREVVIGVLYPLSGPVAQVGIDSVNAVKLASEIINAGGSTLNLPLGKTAGLPGLGGARIRIVVVDHQGKPDVGQAEAERLITQEKVHALFGAYFSSVTATASQVAERYGVPYMNAESSSPGLTERGFKWFFRTSPHDGHFSVAMFDFMKDLEKRRGVKIRTLGIMHEDTLFGVDSAKVQEELAKKYGYEVAVKMAYRAKTTNLDAEVG